From a single Mangifera indica cultivar Alphonso chromosome 19, CATAS_Mindica_2.1, whole genome shotgun sequence genomic region:
- the LOC123203729 gene encoding geraniol 8-hydroxylase-like isoform X1, producing MDVTFSCIIWLLFTWLSIIALNSIFRGTKPAFRKLPPGPNELPIIGNLLALGKKPHRSLAKLAKIHGSIMSLHLGQLTTIVISSKSIAKQVLLTHDSSFCNRSVPNALLAHQHDDFSMIWLPASTAWRTLRKISNSHIFITQKLDASQDLRRKKVQQLLTYVEENCHAGKAIDIGRAAFSTSLNLISNTMFSVDLADPKSEFRELVWNIMVEVGKPNVADYFPVMKKIDPQGIKRRLTIHFGKMLGLFDRMIDQRLKLREVPGYVKTNDMLETLLNIMENKTEAINRDYIRHLFLDLFDAGTDTTSNTLEWAMAELLQNPEALSNAQLELEETIGKGNPVEESDITQLPYLQAIIKETLRLHPPAPFLIPRKSSTDVEINGFTIPKDARVLVNVWAIGRDENLWDDPNTFLPERFLGSNVDVKGRNFELIPFGGGRRICPGLPLAIRMLHLMLASLLHAFDWKLDDGITPEEMDMEDKFGITLQKAKPFLAIPVARK from the exons GCTTCTCTTCACATGGCTTTCAATAATAGCTCTGAACTCCATCTTCAGAGGAACCAAACCAGCTTTTAGGAAGCTTCCTCCTGGACCCAACGAACTCCCCATCATTGGCAACCTCTTAGCTCTTGGTAAAAAACCTCACAGGTCTCTAGCCAAGCTCGCCAAGATTCATGGCTCCATAATGAGTCTTCACCTGGGCCAGTTGACCACCATAGTCATTTCTTCCAAATCCATAGCCAAACAAGTCCTTCTAACTCACGATTCATCTTTCTGTAATCGTTCAGTTCCCAACGCCCTTCTCGCTCATCAGCATGATGACTTCAGCATGATTTGGCTTCCGGCCTCCACCGCGTGGAGAACTCTCAGGAAAATCAGCAACTCGCATATTTTCATTACTCAAAAACTTGACGCCAGTCAAGACCTCCGGCGCAAGAAAGTGCAGCAACTCCTTACTTATGTGGAAGAAAATTGCCATGCCGGTAAAGCCATAGATATCGGCCGAGCCGCTTTCAGTACTAGTCTTAATTTGATATCAAACACTATGTTCTCCGTTGATTTGGCCGATCCCAAATCAGAGTTTAGGGAGCTGGTGTGGAATATTATGGTAGAAGTTGGAAAGCCTAACGTGGCCGATTATTTTCCTGTGATGAAAAAGATTGACCCCCAGGGAATAAAACGTCGCTTGACGATTCACTTTGGGAAGATGTTGGGGCTCTTTGATCGCATGATCGATCAACGCTTGAAGCTGAGAGAAGTCCCTGGTTATGTTAAAACCAATGACATGTTGGAGACTCTTCTCAACATCATGGAAAACAAAACTGAAGCTATCAACAGGGATTATATCAGGCATTTATTTCTG gATTTGTTTGATGCCGGTACTGACACAACCTCCAACACATTGGAATGGGCAATGGCCGAACTCCTCCAGAATCCTGAAGCCTTATCAAATGCTCAGTTAGAGCTGGAGGAAACTATAGGCAAAGGGAACCCAGTTGAGGAATCAGACATCACTCAGTTGCCTTACTTACAAGCAATCATTAAAGAAACTTTGAGATTGCATCCGCCAGCTCCCTTTTTGATTCCCCGCAAATCCTCCACAGACGTGGAAATCAACGGCTTCACAATCCCAAAGGACGCCCGAGTTTTAGTCAATGTATGGGCAATTGGCAGAGACGAAAACTTATGGGATGATCCCAACACTTTTCTCCCAGAAAGATTCTTGGGGTCCAATGTTGATGTCAAAGGCAGAAATTTTGAGCTCATTCCGTTCGGTGGTGGGCGGCGAATCTGCCCTGGATTGCCACTGGCAATCAGAATGCTGCATTTAATGTTGGCCTCGCTTCTTCACGCCTTTGATTGGAAGCTTGATGATGGCATTACGCCAGAAGAAATGGACATGGAAGACAAATTTGGCATCACTCTACAGAAGGCAAAGCCGTTTCTTGCCATCCCTGTTGCGCGCAAATAG